A window of Aurantibacillus circumpalustris genomic DNA:
AAATTATCGATAAAAGAAGGAATGTCAAACTCTTTTGTTACCTTTAATTATGGGTAAAATTGTCTATACAATTTATATCGTACTCATTTCAATCAAAATTATCGGGCAAGCCCCCCTCGATTTTACAATTCATACAACCTCTGCGTCAAATAATATAACTTGTACAAATCCGACCGTTGATTATTTTTTAAAGTCGAATAATGCCGAATCAATAACATATACCTGGATGGGTCCGATTCCAACTGTTACGGGGTATTCGATAAGCATTAATGTACCAGGAACCTATTCTATTTTTGCAACAACCCCAAGCGGTCAGTCGCAGTTTAAAAGCGTTATAGTTGGTCTTGATTTTGTTTATCCAATATCTAATTTAAATCCTATTATTCAATCAATTAGTTGCAATAACTTTTCCTTAGCTCAAGTAACAGCTTCATCTACTGGCTCTGGTGTAAATTTTAGTCATCGTTTTTTGTCACCTTACGGAGGTTCTTACGTCACAAACACACCCACAACTTCATATGTACCATCTGTTCCTGGAACTTATACGCATGTGTTAGTTAACATTGATAACGGGTGTGAAACTACTAAAACATTTGTGGTAAACGCTTCTTCAGGTTTTCCAACCTTTAATGTATCAAGTATATCTAATTTTACATTAGGATGCGGAACATTCAGTACAACTAACATTTCAATCACAGGTGCAGCAACATCACCCACGCCTGGGGGTGCTGTATCCTACACTATAATAAGCCCACAAACATCCACGAACATCGTCATGGGTAATCTTAGCTCAATAACTAATTATTCTATAATAGTTCCAGGAAACTACACCTTAGTTACAAGAGACAATACAAGTCTCTGCGAAACCCGAGTTCCAGTTTCGGTTATTCAAAACACAACATCGCCAGACCTAGGCGTTCTTGTTCCAACACATATCTTAGATTGTTATAAAAGCCAAGTTAAATTAGAAGCCTTTAGTTTTACAAATGGCGTTTCAATTCATTGGCAATGGACTGGTAGTTCTAGTGGAACTTTACTTGGCGATTACATGTCAGTTAACACGAATACCCAAGCTTTAAATACGGTGATAAATGTTTACACTATAGTTGCTTTAAACACTCAAAATCAATGTAAGACTGCTACAGTTATTCCGATGTACCAAAACCTATTTAAACCTAATGCACTTATTAACTCACCTACTAACAAACTAACCTGCGCTAGCCCAACTATTGTTTTGACAAATCAAAGTTCTAGTTCAATTCCACCGTCAAGTATTTTCTCAAACACCCTTCCAGTTGTATCCTATTGGAAAAGCCCATTAGCTCAAAATTTCTCACTGTCGTCTACCTTTATTGCTGATAACTCAGGATATTATACATTGGAAGCGATAGATCAAAATAATGGTTGTAAATCTTCTACCACTATACCCATTTTTAATGAAAAGGTTTATCCAATGGTTAATAATCCAGTCGTGCCACCTCCTTTTTGCATCAATACAATTAGCACCTCGGTATTTGTTTATCCAATAATCACTCAAAATTCACAAAACTTTTCTTATAGTTGGACAGGGCCGCCGGGTGCTATTTTAAATTCAGTAAATAACGCTTCATGTTCGGCTAATGCCTTAGGCATATACTCTGTTATAGTTACTAATACAGTTAACGGATGCGCAACTATGGCTCAAGTTATTGTAGCCAATTGTTATACTGGTATTAATGAAAACAATTTTACCTCGACTAGTATTTCTGTTTACCCTAATCCATCAACCGATATATTTACTTTAGATTATAATACTTTAGAAAAAAATACTTCTATTAAAATCTACAATTCACTTGGCATGCTTGTAACTGATCAAACCCTTAATTCTAGTTATAACACACTTGATCTTACTGGACAAGCAAATGGTATTTATACCCTGCTAATCATTCAAGAAAACAAGAACATTACTTCAGTTAAGTTAGTAAAACGCTAATTATTGAGTTCGGTACCCCAACCTTTTTCATTCCTAATTTGTATATATAAAGAGAGAATTAAATCTCAAGATATTTGAATCCACACTAAACAAACCCCAATGAAAAGACTATTTAAATTTGTTGCGATAATTTTTCTATACGGAAACATCGATGCGCAAGTGCCAAACTTTACTATTACTAATAATTCTGGTACCAGTATATTAACTTGTATACAAACTTCCATAGTGCTCACAGCTTCCACGGCTGTTACTCCGCCAAATTCTTTTCATTGGACAGGGCCTTCATTTAACATTACTGCACCAAGCGTTACTCTAACACAAGCGGGCACATACACGGTGAATGCTTTAGATTCTATGAATAACATTTTTGGAACCCAACAAATTACAATCAGTTCAAATACTCTTGCTCAATCATCAGCTGTCTTGCCATCCATCCAAACAATAACTTGCAACACAACCGTTGGCGCAACGATAACTTCAAACGCTTCAGGTAATGTAACTCATACATTTGTGAGTCCTTTTGGCACTTCAGTGATTTTTTATTCTTCTGTAGCAAGTTATACAGCGCTTGGTCCTGGAACATACTCGCATATTCTTCTTGATAATACTAATGGTTGCACTAGCATATCAACATTTACCTTAGTAGGTAGTGGCCAAAGCTTTCCAACATTCAGTGTTACTAGCCCACAAAATTATACTTTAGGCTGCGGTACAAAAAGTATTGCAATTATCAATATTATTAACGCTGCAACAAGTCCTACACCAGGCGGACCTGTTTCTTATACCCTTATGCCACTTTTAGGCTCAAATCCTGTTCCACCTGGCACTTCAGGCTATACAGTAGCAGTCCCAGGTATTTATTATGCAATAGTAAAAGATAATACAACCAATTGCGCTGCACAAATCCCATTAAGTATTATTTCAAATACAGCAACTCCTAATATCAGCGCCTCGGTGCCTAAGCAAATTTTAGATTGTAATACTTCACAAGTGATATTACAAGGTAATAGTTCTACAAATAATGTATCTATGCAGTGGTCTTTTATTGGAACACCAGGCATCGTTGCTTCAAGTACTATTCAAGTATATACAAACTCTATAACTTCAACACAAACTCTTGTCAATACATTCACTTTATTAGTAATTGATAACAACAGTACATGCAATAGTACGTCCATAATTCCTATTTATCAAAACCTATTTACTCCAAATGCGATAATTTCAAGTGGAGGAAGTACAGTCATTACCTGCATCACGCCAACCATTATGCTTACCAATGCGAGTGCAACTGGCATTCCGAACACTTCCATATTTCCGTCTAACCTACCGGTTATTGGTTTTTTATGGGTAGGACCAAATCCGCAAACTCCGCTTTCGATATCAACGTTATACACCGCAGCTATTGCCGGAATATATACACTGACGGCTAAAGACCTAAATAATGGCTGTACATCGATTGCAACAAAAGAGATAAGTGGAGGTTGCGACCTTGTTGGGATTCAAAAAAACAATTCATCTACTATTGCAATAAAAACATTTCCAAATCCCGGAACAGGTTTCTTTACACTAGTTATAGATAACTTCATTAAGAATGTCAACATAGAAATTTTTAACTCAATTGGCGTTCTTGTAAAAAAACAAGTGCTTTATACAAATGAAGCAATTCTCAACATTAATGAACAAGCGAACGGTATTTACATTATTCGCTTGGTTCAAAATAATTCGGTGATACATACTTCTAAATTTGTGAAAGAGTAATAGACTTTTTTACACATACAGAGAAAGGCTGCCAGTTTTGGTAGCCTTTTTTTATTATATTTAACGACTTAATCCCAAACTCATGAAAAAACTTCAGGTAATATTATTTTTTTTAGTCGCAGGTTTATCAATTAAATCACAAACTTACACCACTATTTGTGCTGGCCCCTAACCCACAAAATCTTTCGAATCCAACGTATTCGTTAAACCCAGGTGGCTTTAGCAATTCGAATGGAGCCTTTGCGGTAACTCCAAATTCAACATTAAGCTATAGTTTATATACAAGCGGCCAAAATACCGCAAGTGTGATGGAAACAACCTCGGTTGTAATAACGGTATCTGTATTGTCGCAACCACAAGCGGTACCAAGTGTTACGCAATCTAATTGCACGAGTACGCTATCTATTGTGAAACTAAATTTAAGTTTTACTCCTGCTAGCCCACTACCTGCGTATACAATATCTTGGACCCCAATACCTGCAAATGTATCTTTTCCGCAACAAACGTCGGTGACCGCTGTAAGTCCTGGACCTTATAACGCAATCATAACAGCTGCAGGAGGGTGCTCAGCTTCTGTTAATTTCACAATAACTCCTCAGCCGGAACCGGCCTTTTTTACCATAAATGCACCAAGCTTGGGTATTGTTTTAAATTGTTTCAATCCAACATTACCGATAACTGCTGCGCCTTCAACGAATTCTTATACATGGACCAGCTCTACAAGCGCTCCATTAACAGGCTCTATCATAAATGTATCTTCTCAAAATATTGGTATATGGACTGTCAATATGGGTAACGCATCTGGATGTACAGCTTCACAAACATTTGCTATTTCTCAAAATACTAGCACGCCTACTTCCACATTATCCACTAATTTAATGAATATTACCTGCAGCCAAACCATAACTCCGACACTTTCAGTAGTAGTGACACCATCTTTAAACGTGTCTCATTATTTTTATGCGCCGACTACCGGAATCTTCATTGCAAATTCTTATACAGCTATTTATGCACCAGGCGGAACCGGCACTTTTACACATTGTGCAATCGACAATTCAAGTGGTTGCAGTACGTGCAAAACATTTACTGTGGCATCTACATCTAGTTTGCCAACTTATTCTTTAAGTAGCCCGCAAAGCTTCACTCTAGGCTGTGGTACAAAAAGCGTCGCAATGATTAATATTATTAACGGAGCAACGAATCCTGTAGGAGGTCAAATTTCATACACATTGTTGGCACCAGGTTCATCAACCGTAATCGCACCTGGCAATTTAAGTGGTGTTAACACCTATACTGCAGTGTTTCCAGGAACTTGGACGGCGATTGTAAAAGACAATACATCAGGTTGCATCACCAAAACAAACATTTCAATTATTTCCAATACCAACCCTCCAGATATTAGTGTTGTTGTGCCTTCTCAGATTCTTAATTGCAATACCACGTCAGTTACCTTGAAAGCGACAAGTGACTCGCCAAATGCGACTTACAGTTGGGTACCAGGTTTTGTTGCAAGCAACTCGATTAACATTAACGCATATCCTTCATCGATAACACAATCATTAATTAATAACTATACCGTCACTGTTACTGATATTTATAACAACTGCAAAAGTTATTCTGTAATACCTATGTATCAAAATATCTACCCGCCAAAAGCCAAAATAAATACAAATGGAACTCTGGCGATAAACTGTGTTAGCCCAACCGTTGTTTTGTATAACAATAGCTCAACTGGAATCCCGCTGAACACACCATTTACAACAAACAGCTTAATTGTTGGTTACCTTTGGGAAGGTCCTTCACCTCAAATACCTTTGCAGGTCAGTTCAACCTACACCGCTGGAACACCTGGCGTTTACACATTAACAGCTAAAGATCTGAATAACGGCTGTACGTCACAAACTGTTACAACCATCACCGATAATCGCTTTTATCCGGATGTTAGTTCTACCCCAGGCGCCTTTCTTCTGCCATGCCCAGGTATTGTTACAATATTTCCAACCGTGAATGGCCCGTTAACTGGGGTTACCTATAGTTGGACCTCTCCTGCAAATGCAACTACTTCCGCATCAAACGGTCCTAACCTAACAACAAATACCCCGGGAATCTATACGATAGCTGTAACAAATGTTACGTCTGGTTGTGTATCAACCGTTACTATTGCTGTATACGCTTGCGTAGGTATAGATAAGAACAATGAAAAAAATAAAAACATTCGCATCTTCCCCAATCCTAACAATGGTGAATTTACAATCATAACCGAGGATGTACAAAATAATTCCTTTATTGAAATATATAATTCTATCGGTACTCTTGTTCACAAACAAGCAATCCATGCAAATAAAACCCTTTTAAATCGAAGAGAATTATCAAGTGGTATCTACGTAATTTGTGTTGTGGAAAACAATACCGTGATATATACTTCCAAATATGTGAAGGAGTAATTTACCCACCACGGCAAAAGAAAAAAAGCTACCTCGATGGGTAGCTTTTTTTGTAGTGCAAGATTTGAAGTACGATCAAAGATTAACCCTTTTAACATGAAAAATACGCGCAAATTGAATAGTGTTGCATTGATGATCTGTCGACGCAACGCGCTAGTACTAAAACCAAAAACCCGCCTTTATAGGGCGGGCTTCGGCTCTCAAAAACTAAAAACCCGGCAAGGTTTTTAGTTGCCCTACAAAACGACACGTCGTTATAGGGATTTACTAAAGCCACTCTTCGGCAAGCTCAGAGTGACAGACGGATTATTTTTTACCGTCTAATTTATCCTTAAGATCCGATAAGGCAGAGATATCACCTAAAGTGGTTTTCTCTTGACTATCTTTCACTTTTTTCACAGCTTTTTTGCTATCCTCAAAATCAGCTTTTTTAGAAGCTTTTTCTGTTTTGCGAGCTTCTTCTTTCACTTCTTCATGAAGACGTGCATGAGAAACAACAATACGCTTAGCATCCTTGCTGAATTCAATTACTTTGAAATCTGCAGTCTCTTCCGCTTTTAAAGAAGTGTTATCAACTTTGTTTAAGTGACGTGCAGGACAGAATCCTTCAACACCATAAGTTAAGCCTATTAAAGCACCTTTATCATTTACAGATGTAACAGTTCCTTTGTGAATTGAATCTACAGTAAATACAGTTTCAAAAACATCCCAAGGATTTTCTTCCATTTGTTTGTGACCTAAGCTTAAACGACGATTTTCACCATCAATCTCAAGAACCACAACTTCCATTTTCTCACCTACCTTGCAGAATTCACTTGGATGCTTGATTTTTTTACTCCATGAAAGATCAGAAATGTGAACTAAACCATCAACACCTTCTTCTAATTCAACAAACACACCGAAGTTAGTGAAGTTACGCACTGTACCGCTGTGTTTAGAACCTTTAGAGTATTTCTCCATGATCATATTCCAAGGATCAGGAGTTAATTGTTTCATACCTAAGCTCATTTTACGCTCTTCGCGATCTAATGTTAAGATGATAGCTTCGATTTCGTCGCCAATCTTCACAAATTCTTGCGCGCTACGTAAATGCTGACTCCAGCTCATTTCACTTACGTGAACTAAACCTTCAACACCTGGAGCGATTTCGATGAAAGCACCGTAATCATTGATTACAACAACTTTACCTTTAATCTTATCACCAACTTTTACTTCAGCATTCAATGCTTCCCAAGGGTGAGGCGTTAATTGTTTTAAACCTAAAGCAATACGTTTTTTATCATCATCAAATTCAAGAATTACTACTTGAATTTTCTCATCTAATTTCACGATTTCTTCAGGGTGGTTAATACGACCCCAAGATAAATCTGTAATGTGAATTAAACCATCAACACCACCTAAATCAATAAACACACCATAAGAAGTGATATTCTTCACAGTTCCTTCTAATACTTGTCCTTTTTCTAATTTAGAAATGATATCACGTTTTTGACTTTCTAACTCTGCCTCAATTAAAGCTTTGTGAGAAACTACTACGTTTTTAAATTCATTGTTGATTTTTACAACTTTAAATTCCATTGTTTTACCAACGTACACATCGTAATCACGAATAGGTTTTACATCAATTTGTGAACCTGGTAAGAAAGCTTCAATACCAAATACATCAACGATTAAACCACCTTTAGTACGACATTTAACGAATCCTTTAATGATCTCATCATTTGTAAGAGCTTCGTTAACACGATCCCAGCTTTTGCCAGCACGTGCTTTTTTGTGTGAAAGAACTAATTGACCTTGTAAGTCTTCTGCCTGATCGATAAATACTTCGATTTTGTCACCAACTTTTAAATCTGGATTATAGCGAAACTCTGAAAGAGCAACAACACCATCTGATTTATAACCAATGTTTACAACAACTTCACGGTTGTTTTTTGCTACAACTACACCTTCAATAATTTGAAGATCAGTAATAGTACTTAATTTTTGAGAGTACAATTCATCCAACTTTTCTTTTTCTTCAGCCGTGTAATTGTCTTGTTTTTTTCCGATTGAGTTCCAATCGAAATCTGCATTTCCTGTAACCAGGTTTTTATCTGCCATTCTTTTTTTAATTGTATCAAACCTCTTAGGCCGGTTTGAGAGATTAAACATTTTATTTTTATACGCCTTAAGCCTAGTTAAAACGGGGTACAAATATAGTCAGAAAAAAGTGAATTTTGGACGAATTGGGATATTTTAAAGTATTGATAGATAAGGGTTTGAAAATTTTAACAGTCTTAAGTAATTTGCTTAAAAATCGATCGATTTCTAGATAATAAATGTAAGATCTACTCTTTCAATAATTTAAACCAAGAATCTAAACTTTCTGGAATTTTTAATCATTGAAACCTGTTAGTTTTGTTAAATTTGGTTATCAAAAACGCCATACAACTGAAAATCAAGCGTATAGATTATTTTAACGCGCAATTATTCTCAGACCATGGAATTGAGTTAGCCTCTGCATTGTATTGCGCACAAATAGCTTCTGCCTCAGTCTTTGATTCCTTTAACGTATAAGAAGCATACACGCCTCCAGGATTTGTGCATTCGCAGGTATAGGTTTTTTGACAGCTTGTTAAAAAACAAATTATCAAGAGTGCTAGTGCAATTTTTATTGGATACATATTATAAATGTAAGGTTTTTAATTACAATTCATTTATGCAGACTTACTGTCTAATTTCAGTTAAAAAATTTCAATACCCATTCTTAATAAAATTGAATATTGCCTAATGTCGTATTTATCAGTCTGCCATTCATTTAAAAAATTGGTATAATTATAATTATAACGTATTTGTTTGATACTGTAGCTCAAATCAAATGAATAAAACACCTCTTTGCCTAAGCGGGCTTTAAAACCAAGACCAAGCGCCGTGTAGTAGCCCGGTAATTTTTTGTAACTGTATCGAAACGAACCATCCATATTTTCGATTATAAAATTTGCGCCTCCGTTTGCAACAACAAAAAAATTCTTTTTCTTGTTTATATAATACCGTAAGTCTAAATAAGCCGCTGTGGTATTATTTGTATTGTTTTCGTAATAATAATTTGTTGATCGATTTAACTGCGCATCGAATCCAATTCCAGTAAAAAATCTAGAAAAGCGGATTCCATTGACAAAATTAAAACAGGTGCTGCTTCTTCGATCACCGAAGATGAGTCCCACCTGCTGAATCCCACCATATTTAATTTTTAGCGCTTTTAAAGTATCGCTTCCGTTTGAATTTAAGAACCTAGAAATACTTGGATGGCTCAATGCTCGACCATGTGCAAAGCAGGCGCAGAAACAACAAAGGAAAATTAGTGATTTAATAATTTTCATCTTAATTTTTATTAATGCTGCTTAATAAATTCAAATTAAATTGTTGATCGTACGCGTAAATTTTGATGGCATTGTCAAGCATTACAATCGCTTTTTGATTGAAGGCAATCACATCTATTGCATTTCCAATAGGTAAACTTTGCTTGGTTTGAAGATTATTAATGTCACTTGCATTCACCATCTTTAGCCCTGCAGCTCCGTCGCAAACAAAAAGCACATTTCCATCTTTACTCAACCCGTGCGGATTAGAAAAAGGAACCGATTTAATGAGTGTTGGCGTTTCAATATTTTCAATATTTAATACATCGAGTTGATTTGTAAAGCCGCCGCATTGACTGCCACTTCTGAGTGTAACAAACGCAAACTTGTCATCAGCGATAACTGGATCGCACACCCTTACATGCTCAAAGCGACTAATATAATTTGGACTAGCCGGGTTGGCCAAACCATAAATAAACATTCCGGTATTGGATCCAATAAATAATTTATCTTTAAATGGAAACAAAGTTTCCACATTCCACGAAACTTGCTGGCTATTCGCCGCAACGGGATTTAACGCGTTTTGAAGAGAAAAAGTATTCAGATTGTAATTATCAACAGTATATAAATAATCGTTTACGATTGCAAATATAGCCATACTGCTACCTATGGAGTTTCCTCCGGTAGGCATAGGATTATTATTCGTTGAATTAGCATTGTTAGAGGTTGTATAAAGATAGGAATCACAATTATTGCAATTCTTCATGTAGTTGTTATAATCTGCCACACTTACTGTTGTATCCTTCTTAATCCATGTTAGATTTACATAGTCTGAGTCGTAACTTTGCGAACCCATGCGAGAAGGGAACACATTTTTAATTGCATTATCCATGTGCAACGTTTGATTTGTTTCAATAGTAAAAACAAACAAGTCACTGAAACAATCTGCGTATAAAACATTATTCTTAAGCGCTAAACCTTTATTGCCAGGAATAGGGATAAAACCTTTATTTATTGGGCTAGTAGGAATAGTGTAGTCAATAATATGTATCCCCCTATTCTTTTCATTGATATACATGGTGTTGTTGTATAAAACAAAACTTCCTAAATCTTTTAATGGTTCAGCTTGTTTTAACGTGACATTATCTTTCACTGATTGTTTCACAGAATACTCCGGGCGGTAAATGGTGTACGTTTTGAAGTTCTTGTCTTTCATACAGGAACTAAAAACAAGAGATGTGATAATTGAAATAAAAAGCAATTTTGTTTTCATTGGTATATTATTTATGAGATTAATTTTTGGAAATGACTTATTATT
This region includes:
- a CDS encoding T9SS type A sorting domain-containing protein → MGKIVYTIYIVLISIKIIGQAPLDFTIHTTSASNNITCTNPTVDYFLKSNNAESITYTWMGPIPTVTGYSISINVPGTYSIFATTPSGQSQFKSVIVGLDFVYPISNLNPIIQSISCNNFSLAQVTASSTGSGVNFSHRFLSPYGGSYVTNTPTTSYVPSVPGTYTHVLVNIDNGCETTKTFVVNASSGFPTFNVSSISNFTLGCGTFSTTNISITGAATSPTPGGAVSYTIISPQTSTNIVMGNLSSITNYSIIVPGNYTLVTRDNTSLCETRVPVSVIQNTTSPDLGVLVPTHILDCYKSQVKLEAFSFTNGVSIHWQWTGSSSGTLLGDYMSVNTNTQALNTVINVYTIVALNTQNQCKTATVIPMYQNLFKPNALINSPTNKLTCASPTIVLTNQSSSSIPPSSIFSNTLPVVSYWKSPLAQNFSLSSTFIADNSGYYTLEAIDQNNGCKSSTTIPIFNEKVYPMVNNPVVPPPFCINTISTSVFVYPIITQNSQNFSYSWTGPPGAILNSVNNASCSANALGIYSVIVTNTVNGCATMAQVIVANCYTGINENNFTSTSISVYPNPSTDIFTLDYNTLEKNTSIKIYNSLGMLVTDQTLNSSYNTLDLTGQANGIYTLLIIQENKNITSVKLVKR
- a CDS encoding LVIVD repeat-containing protein, which codes for MKTKLLFISIITSLVFSSCMKDKNFKTYTIYRPEYSVKQSVKDNVTLKQAEPLKDLGSFVLYNNTMYINEKNRGIHIIDYTIPTSPINKGFIPIPGNKGLALKNNVLYADCFSDLFVFTIETNQTLHMDNAIKNVFPSRMGSQSYDSDYVNLTWIKKDTTVSVADYNNYMKNCNNCDSYLYTTSNNANSTNNNPMPTGGNSIGSSMAIFAIVNDYLYTVDNYNLNTFSLQNALNPVAANSQQVSWNVETLFPFKDKLFIGSNTGMFIYGLANPASPNYISRFEHVRVCDPVIADDKFAFVTLRSGSQCGGFTNQLDVLNIENIETPTLIKSVPFSNPHGLSKDGNVLFVCDGAAGLKMVNASDINNLQTKQSLPIGNAIDVIAFNQKAIVMLDNAIKIYAYDQQFNLNLLSSINKN
- the rpsA gene encoding 30S ribosomal protein S1; this translates as MADKNLVTGNADFDWNSIGKKQDNYTAEEKEKLDELYSQKLSTITDLQIIEGVVVAKNNREVVVNIGYKSDGVVALSEFRYNPDLKVGDKIEVFIDQAEDLQGQLVLSHKKARAGKSWDRVNEALTNDEIIKGFVKCRTKGGLIVDVFGIEAFLPGSQIDVKPIRDYDVYVGKTMEFKVVKINNEFKNVVVSHKALIEAELESQKRDIISKLEKGQVLEGTVKNITSYGVFIDLGGVDGLIHITDLSWGRINHPEEIVKLDEKIQVVILEFDDDKKRIALGLKQLTPHPWEALNAEVKVGDKIKGKVVVINDYGAFIEIAPGVEGLVHVSEMSWSQHLRSAQEFVKIGDEIEAIILTLDREERKMSLGMKQLTPDPWNMIMEKYSKGSKHSGTVRNFTNFGVFVELEEGVDGLVHISDLSWSKKIKHPSEFCKVGEKMEVVVLEIDGENRRLSLGHKQMEENPWDVFETVFTVDSIHKGTVTSVNDKGALIGLTYGVEGFCPARHLNKVDNTSLKAEETADFKVIEFSKDAKRIVVSHARLHEEVKEEARKTEKASKKADFEDSKKAVKKVKDSQEKTTLGDISALSDLKDKLDGKK
- a CDS encoding T9SS type A sorting domain-containing protein, coding for MKRLFKFVAIIFLYGNIDAQVPNFTITNNSGTSILTCIQTSIVLTASTAVTPPNSFHWTGPSFNITAPSVTLTQAGTYTVNALDSMNNIFGTQQITISSNTLAQSSAVLPSIQTITCNTTVGATITSNASGNVTHTFVSPFGTSVIFYSSVASYTALGPGTYSHILLDNTNGCTSISTFTLVGSGQSFPTFSVTSPQNYTLGCGTKSIAIINIINAATSPTPGGPVSYTLMPLLGSNPVPPGTSGYTVAVPGIYYAIVKDNTTNCAAQIPLSIISNTATPNISASVPKQILDCNTSQVILQGNSSTNNVSMQWSFIGTPGIVASSTIQVYTNSITSTQTLVNTFTLLVIDNNSTCNSTSIIPIYQNLFTPNAIISSGGSTVITCITPTIMLTNASATGIPNTSIFPSNLPVIGFLWVGPNPQTPLSISTLYTAAIAGIYTLTAKDLNNGCTSIATKEISGGCDLVGIQKNNSSTIAIKTFPNPGTGFFTLVIDNFIKNVNIEIFNSIGVLVKKQVLYTNEAILNINEQANGIYIIRLVQNNSVIHTSKFVKE
- a CDS encoding T9SS type A sorting domain-containing protein translates to MLAPNPQNLSNPTYSLNPGGFSNSNGAFAVTPNSTLSYSLYTSGQNTASVMETTSVVITVSVLSQPQAVPSVTQSNCTSTLSIVKLNLSFTPASPLPAYTISWTPIPANVSFPQQTSVTAVSPGPYNAIITAAGGCSASVNFTITPQPEPAFFTINAPSLGIVLNCFNPTLPITAAPSTNSYTWTSSTSAPLTGSIINVSSQNIGIWTVNMGNASGCTASQTFAISQNTSTPTSTLSTNLMNITCSQTITPTLSVVVTPSLNVSHYFYAPTTGIFIANSYTAIYAPGGTGTFTHCAIDNSSGCSTCKTFTVASTSSLPTYSLSSPQSFTLGCGTKSVAMINIINGATNPVGGQISYTLLAPGSSTVIAPGNLSGVNTYTAVFPGTWTAIVKDNTSGCITKTNISIISNTNPPDISVVVPSQILNCNTTSVTLKATSDSPNATYSWVPGFVASNSININAYPSSITQSLINNYTVTVTDIYNNCKSYSVIPMYQNIYPPKAKINTNGTLAINCVSPTVVLYNNSSTGIPLNTPFTTNSLIVGYLWEGPSPQIPLQVSSTYTAGTPGVYTLTAKDLNNGCTSQTVTTITDNRFYPDVSSTPGAFLLPCPGIVTIFPTVNGPLTGVTYSWTSPANATTSASNGPNLTTNTPGIYTIAVTNVTSGCVSTVTIAVYACVGIDKNNEKNKNIRIFPNPNNGEFTIITEDVQNNSFIEIYNSIGTLVHKQAIHANKTLLNRRELSSGIYVICVVENNTVIYTSKYVKE